Proteins encoded by one window of Candidatus Methylomirabilota bacterium:
- a CDS encoding GNAT family N-acetyltransferase translates to MIHEQRHGNILVSTDQGRLDIETIHGFLSESYWAQGVPRAVVERSIRHSICFGAFDGDVQVGFARVITDRATFAYVADVFVLPSHRGRDIGKHLMAGITSHPELQNLRLWALFTRDAHGLYRQYGFREARYPDRLMERRTPDPYGPAAAPRLVDPAIAERTTT, encoded by the coding sequence ATGATCCACGAGCAGCGCCACGGCAACATCCTGGTCTCGACCGACCAGGGACGTCTCGACATCGAGACGATCCACGGGTTCCTGTCCGAATCCTATTGGGCCCAGGGCGTCCCGCGCGCGGTCGTGGAGCGCTCCATTCGCCACTCCATCTGCTTCGGCGCCTTCGACGGGGACGTCCAGGTGGGATTCGCCCGGGTCATCACCGACCGGGCCACGTTCGCCTACGTGGCCGACGTGTTCGTCCTGCCGAGCCATCGCGGACGCGACATCGGCAAGCATCTGATGGCCGGCATCACCAGCCATCCCGAGCTCCAGAACCTGCGCCTGTGGGCTCTCTTCACGCGGGACGCCCACGGGCTCTACCGGCAATACGGGTTCCGCGAGGCGCGCTACCCGGACCGCCTCATGGAGCGGCGGACGCCGGATCCCTACGGGCCGGCAGCGGCTCCCCGCCTCGTCGATCCCGCGATCGCCGAGAGGACCACGACATGA
- a CDS encoding arginine repressor, which translates to MNIYPAHDRGRRRRAILALVDEGGVRSQEDLQRRLKRRGIEVAQPTLSRDLKALGLAKTPSGYVSATAGTFVPAEAREGALARAVGEFVLSVRAAASLVVVRTPPAGAQPLARTLDEADLPDVVGTIAGDDTVFVATPGPAAALRLERRLRTERTPARAGGGRRG; encoded by the coding sequence ATGAATATATATCCAGCGCACGACCGGGGCCGCCGGCGTCGGGCCATTCTGGCCCTCGTGGACGAGGGCGGGGTGCGCTCCCAGGAAGATCTGCAGCGGCGGCTCAAGCGCCGGGGCATCGAGGTCGCGCAGCCGACCCTGTCCCGCGATCTGAAGGCGCTCGGGCTCGCCAAGACCCCGTCCGGCTACGTCAGCGCCACCGCCGGCACGTTCGTGCCCGCCGAGGCTCGCGAGGGCGCGCTCGCCCGCGCGGTCGGCGAGTTCGTCCTGTCCGTGCGCGCCGCCGCCTCGCTGGTCGTCGTGCGCACGCCGCCCGCCGGCGCCCAGCCCCTCGCCCGCACCCTGGACGAGGCCGACCTGCCCGACGTGGTCGGCACCATCGCGGGTGACGACACCGTGTTCGTCGCCACCCCCGGCCCCGCCGCCGCCCTGCGGCTCGAGCGACGGCTTCGCACTGAGCGGACGCCCGCCCGCGCCGGCGGCGGCCGCCGCGGCTGA
- a CDS encoding MoaD/ThiS family protein encodes MPGEAQPKASRANIEVTTWVTKHVGGDGTGSRVFDEDLRSGDTPRTLLRRFTARFPELDAALWSPDHAELGSHIEVLVNDAVLGVAYDLDTPLTGGERITLLGQFMGG; translated from the coding sequence TTGCCTGGCGAGGCGCAGCCGAAGGCGAGCCGAGCGAATATCGAAGTCACCACCTGGGTCACGAAGCACGTCGGGGGTGACGGCACCGGCTCGCGCGTCTTCGACGAGGACCTTCGGAGCGGCGACACCCCACGCACTCTCCTCCGCCGCTTCACCGCGCGCTTCCCGGAGCTGGACGCCGCCCTCTGGAGTCCCGACCACGCCGAGCTGGGCTCCCACATCGAGGTCCTGGTCAACGACGCGGTCCTCGGCGTCGCCTACGATCTGGACACGCCGCTGACCGGGGGCGAGCGGATCACCCTGCTCGGGCAGTTCATGGGCGGGTAG
- a CDS encoding acetylornithine transaminase, giving the protein MSTDLGAIMKVADRPPVVMVEGHGSWLEDEEGKTYLDFVQGWAVNCLGHCPSVIMETIAFQASRLINCSPAYYNAEMARLARLLADASGLGQVFFCNSGAEANEGAIKLARKWGARHRAGAFHIITMDHGFHGRTLATMAASGKPAWEALFEPKVSGFTKVPLGDLDAVKRAITPRSVAVMLEPIQGEAGVYEAGDDFLRGLRALTRDEGLLLILDEIQTGIGRTGRLFAFEHAGIAPDIVTLGKGLGGGVPLAALLATDAASCFQYGDQGGTFNGSALMTAIGAAVVETVARPEFLAEVTATGDYLADRLRQLSSTLGHGEVRGRGLLLALQLNGLDAAKVARSALDRGLLINAPRPDTLRFMPALDVTRDEIDRMLELLEGVLRET; this is encoded by the coding sequence ATGAGCACCGATCTGGGCGCGATCATGAAGGTGGCGGACCGGCCACCCGTCGTCATGGTGGAGGGCCACGGCTCCTGGCTCGAGGACGAGGAGGGCAAGACCTATCTCGACTTCGTCCAGGGCTGGGCCGTGAACTGCCTGGGCCACTGCCCGTCGGTGATCATGGAGACGATCGCCTTCCAGGCCTCCCGCCTGATCAACTGCAGCCCGGCCTACTACAACGCGGAGATGGCCCGCCTCGCGCGCCTGCTCGCCGACGCGTCGGGCCTGGGCCAGGTCTTCTTCTGCAACAGCGGCGCCGAGGCCAACGAGGGCGCCATCAAGCTGGCCCGCAAGTGGGGCGCCCGCCATCGGGCCGGCGCCTTCCACATCATCACGATGGACCACGGCTTCCACGGGCGCACGCTCGCCACCATGGCCGCCTCCGGCAAGCCCGCGTGGGAGGCCCTCTTCGAGCCCAAGGTCTCGGGCTTCACCAAGGTGCCGCTGGGCGATCTGGACGCGGTCAAGCGGGCGATCACCCCCCGGAGCGTCGCGGTGATGCTGGAGCCCATCCAGGGCGAGGCCGGGGTCTACGAAGCCGGCGACGACTTCCTGCGTGGACTGCGCGCGCTCACCCGGGACGAGGGCCTGCTGCTGATCCTCGACGAGATCCAGACCGGCATCGGGCGCACCGGCCGGCTCTTCGCGTTCGAGCACGCGGGCATCGCGCCCGACATCGTGACCCTGGGCAAGGGCCTGGGCGGTGGCGTGCCCCTGGCCGCCCTGCTGGCCACCGACGCCGCTTCATGCTTCCAGTACGGCGACCAGGGCGGCACCTTCAACGGCTCCGCCCTCATGACTGCCATCGGCGCCGCGGTGGTCGAGACGGTGGCCCGCCCAGAATTCCTCGCCGAGGTGACCGCCACCGGCGACTATCTCGCCGATCGCCTCCGGCAGCTTTCCTCCACCCTGGGGCATGGCGAGGTGCGCGGACGCGGCCTGTTGCTCGCGCTCCAGCTGAACGGGCTCGACGCGGCCAAGGTCGCCCGGAGCGCCCTCGACCGCGGCCTGCTGATCAACGCCCCGCGGCCGGACACGCTCCGCTTCATGCCGGCGCTCGACGTCACCCGCGACGAGATCGACCGGATGCTGGAGCTGCTGGAGGGGGTGTTGCGAGAGACGTAG
- a CDS encoding aldehyde ferredoxin oxidoreductase C-terminal domain-containing protein, whose product MSPMPTITRGAAKPAPTPVYAYAGKLLRVNLSTGKVRTEAWSEPDRREYLGGIGLGAKILYDEVGPKVQWDHPDNRLIFATGPLAGLPVWGTGGLTVVTRGVLTGGATSTQANGFFGAALKYSGYDAIVMEGQARKLSYLYINDDVVEVRDAAHLRGKDTWETQQALEAEHGLSGHRLSVYAIGPAGENLVRFAAIHGDYGHVASKNGCGAVMGKKKLKAVCIVRGTKALAAHDTRGLIQAADDIAHDLKTDPSTSTLYNYGTLPGVVNLSKLGVLPIKNYTTNLTGDVNMKDWEAPALRGDFDHRGHQCNACGMRHCHIQVIPKGRYAGERVDEPEYEGWSGAGWTIGLTDKYSVSWLNTRIDRACVDVNEFGWVCGWVMECMEKGYLTEKQVGFRLTWGDTEGAYKLLQMISHRQGFGDVLAEGVKRASEKIGGPAAECAIYTQKGASPRGHDHRGRWEEMLDTCTSSNGTMESANPTFQTEVGAPGRINPFDGEQVAKLVGMIRGRRHFEDSLGGCTFTFRTKMANLARALSAATGWDYRLEDAVRFGNRTAAILRAFNLRCGIGTAVEYPSARYGSQPVDGPAKDHDIRKQWDRMLDVWYETVNYDRRTGKPKRELLRALDLGWLEKDLYGAK is encoded by the coding sequence ATGAGCCCGATGCCGACCATCACGCGGGGCGCGGCCAAGCCGGCGCCGACGCCGGTCTACGCCTACGCCGGCAAGCTGCTTCGTGTGAACCTCTCGACCGGGAAGGTCCGGACCGAGGCCTGGAGCGAGCCCGACCGGCGTGAGTACCTGGGCGGCATCGGCCTCGGCGCCAAGATCCTCTACGACGAGGTGGGGCCGAAGGTGCAATGGGATCATCCCGACAACCGGCTGATCTTCGCCACCGGCCCGCTGGCCGGCCTGCCGGTGTGGGGGACGGGCGGGCTCACCGTCGTCACGCGCGGGGTCCTCACCGGCGGCGCGACGTCGACGCAGGCCAACGGCTTCTTCGGCGCGGCGCTGAAGTACTCGGGTTACGACGCCATCGTGATGGAGGGGCAGGCCAGGAAGCTCTCGTACCTCTACATCAACGACGACGTCGTCGAGGTGCGGGACGCGGCGCACCTCCGCGGCAAGGACACGTGGGAGACCCAGCAGGCCCTCGAGGCCGAGCACGGCCTCTCCGGCCACCGGCTGTCGGTCTACGCGATCGGGCCGGCGGGCGAGAACCTGGTGCGCTTCGCGGCCATCCACGGCGACTACGGGCACGTGGCCTCGAAGAACGGCTGCGGCGCGGTGATGGGCAAGAAGAAGCTGAAGGCGGTGTGCATCGTGCGCGGGACGAAGGCGCTGGCCGCGCACGACACGCGTGGGCTCATCCAGGCGGCCGACGATATCGCGCACGACCTCAAGACCGATCCCTCCACCTCGACGCTCTACAACTACGGCACGCTGCCCGGGGTGGTGAACCTCTCGAAGCTCGGCGTGCTGCCGATCAAGAACTACACGACGAACCTGACCGGCGACGTGAACATGAAGGACTGGGAGGCACCCGCGCTCCGCGGCGACTTCGACCACCGCGGGCATCAGTGCAATGCCTGCGGGATGCGCCACTGCCACATCCAGGTCATTCCGAAGGGCCGCTACGCGGGCGAGCGGGTGGACGAGCCCGAGTACGAGGGCTGGTCGGGAGCGGGCTGGACGATCGGCCTGACCGACAAGTACTCGGTGTCCTGGCTGAACACCCGCATCGACCGCGCGTGCGTGGACGTCAACGAGTTCGGCTGGGTGTGCGGCTGGGTGATGGAGTGCATGGAGAAGGGCTACCTCACCGAAAAGCAGGTGGGCTTCCGCCTCACGTGGGGCGACACGGAGGGCGCCTACAAGCTGCTGCAGATGATCAGCCATCGCCAGGGCTTCGGCGACGTCCTCGCCGAGGGCGTCAAGCGCGCCTCCGAGAAGATCGGCGGCCCCGCCGCGGAGTGCGCGATCTACACCCAGAAGGGCGCGTCTCCGCGCGGGCACGACCATCGCGGCCGATGGGAGGAGATGCTCGACACCTGCACCTCGTCCAACGGGACCATGGAAAGCGCCAACCCGACCTTCCAGACCGAGGTGGGCGCGCCCGGCCGCATCAACCCGTTCGACGGCGAGCAGGTGGCGAAGCTGGTCGGCATGATCCGCGGCCGGCGCCATTTCGAGGACTCGCTCGGCGGCTGCACCTTCACGTTCCGGACGAAGATGGCCAACCTGGCGCGAGCCCTGTCCGCGGCGACCGGGTGGGACTATCGTCTGGAGGATGCGGTGCGCTTCGGCAATCGCACCGCCGCGATCCTGCGCGCGTTCAACCTGCGCTGCGGCATCGGCACCGCGGTCGAGTACCCGTCGGCGCGCTACGGCTCGCAGCCGGTGGACGGCCCGGCCAAGGACCACGACATCCGCAAGCAGTGGGACCGCATGCTGGACGTCTGGTACGAGACGGTCAACTACGACCGCAGGACCGGCAAGCCGAAGCGCGAGCTGCTGCGCGCGCTCGATCTCGGCTGGCTCGAGAAGGACCTCTACGGGGCGAAGTAG
- a CDS encoding ABC transporter substrate binding protein produces MANRHRVPQMFDTKDFVEGGGLMSYGADLADLYRRSAAYVDKILRGSRPASIPVEQATKFELIVNRKTARRLGLTIPRSVMLRADGVVE; encoded by the coding sequence CTGGCCAACCGGCACCGTGTGCCGCAGATGTTCGACACGAAGGACTTCGTGGAGGGGGGCGGGCTCATGTCCTACGGAGCCGATCTGGCGGATCTCTACCGCCGCTCCGCCGCGTACGTGGACAAGATCCTGAGAGGATCGCGCCCGGCGAGCATTCCGGTGGAGCAGGCGACGAAGTTCGAGCTGATCGTCAATCGCAAGACGGCGCGCCGACTCGGGCTGACGATTCCCCGATCCGTCATGCTGCGCGCGGACGGCGTGGTGGAGTGA
- a CDS encoding DUF2939 domain-containing protein — MPAVLLVLMALGGRYASTTPRYALYHLGAAMQRHDVAEAERYFDVERIADTAADVIAADYLSRQPAPTTEAEANGRRLVVTLIKRRVRPQLIARVRAEIRRSVERAGVQPAAVALPVGVVAVLRAFHVARQGGDAWVTYQDPHEGPIRFRMSRQAGQPWRISELDPEWVRRRAREEPIRIR, encoded by the coding sequence GTGCCGGCGGTCCTGCTCGTGCTGATGGCCCTGGGCGGCCGCTACGCGTCCACCACCCCTCGCTACGCGCTCTATCACCTGGGCGCCGCGATGCAGCGGCACGACGTGGCCGAGGCCGAGCGCTACTTCGATGTCGAGCGCATCGCCGATACCGCGGCCGACGTCATCGCGGCGGACTACCTGAGCCGGCAGCCCGCGCCCACCACCGAGGCCGAGGCCAACGGGCGGCGACTCGTGGTGACGCTCATCAAGCGCCGGGTACGTCCGCAGCTCATCGCGCGCGTGCGCGCGGAGATTCGCCGCAGCGTGGAGCGCGCCGGCGTGCAGCCCGCCGCGGTCGCGCTACCGGTCGGGGTGGTGGCGGTGCTGCGCGCGTTTCACGTCGCGAGGCAGGGCGGCGATGCCTGGGTGACGTACCAGGATCCCCACGAGGGCCCGATCCGGTTCCGGATGAGCCGCCAGGCCGGCCAGCCCTGGCGCATCAGCGAGCTCGATCCGGAGTGGGTGCGGCGCCGGGCCCGGGAGGAGCCGATCCGGATCCGGTAG